A genomic segment from Spirochaetota bacterium encodes:
- a CDS encoding Mrp/NBP35 family ATP-binding protein encodes MFSKESKSHAVKPGMDNKTAAEINEELRLQENLNKIKHTILVLSGKGGVGKSTVATNLAVALASRKFKTGLLDIDIHGPSVPTLLGIEKAALQATEHNTIVPVAYNDFLKVISVGFMLPDTKEAIIWRGPLKYNLIKQFLSDVQWGELDYLIIDSPPGTGDEPLSVAQLVKNPTGAVIVTTPQNVSTIDVKKSITFCHKLNIPVLGVVENMSGFVCPHCGKETYIFRKGGGSEIATEMNVPFLGTIPLDPFIVENSDAGRPFAQSATVNATASQKHFEEIITALLKIINQKEK; translated from the coding sequence ATGTTTTCTAAAGAATCAAAATCTCATGCTGTAAAACCAGGAATGGATAATAAAACCGCTGCGGAAATTAATGAAGAATTGCGGTTGCAGGAAAATCTGAATAAAATAAAACATACGATACTGGTTTTATCAGGTAAAGGTGGTGTTGGTAAAAGCACTGTTGCCACAAATTTAGCTGTAGCACTTGCATCCAGAAAATTTAAAACCGGTCTTTTAGATATTGATATTCATGGACCAAGCGTGCCAACACTTCTGGGTATAGAAAAAGCAGCATTACAGGCAACTGAGCATAATACAATAGTACCTGTTGCATACAATGACTTTCTAAAAGTTATATCGGTTGGGTTTATGCTGCCGGATACAAAAGAAGCTATAATTTGGCGTGGTCCATTAAAATATAATCTTATCAAACAGTTTTTATCTGATGTACAATGGGGAGAGCTTGATTATCTTATCATTGATTCCCCACCCGGAACCGGCGATGAGCCTCTTTCAGTTGCACAGTTAGTAAAAAATCCAACTGGTGCAGTTATTGTGACAACACCACAGAATGTTTCAACTATCGATGTAAAAAAATCCATAACTTTTTGCCATAAACTCAACATACCGGTTTTAGGTGTCGTGGAAAACATGAGTGGATTTGTATGTCCTCACTGCGGAAAAGAAACATATATATTCAGAAAAGGTGGCGGTAGTGAGATAGCTACTGAGATGAATGTACCATTTTTAGGAACTATACCATTAGACCCTTTCATTGTGGAAAACAGTGATGCAGGAAGACCATTTGCCCAGTCAGCTACGGTCAACGCAACTGCTTCACAAAAGCATTTTGAAGAAATAATAACAGCATTATTAAAAATAATCAATCAAAAGGAGAAATAA
- a CDS encoding NifB/NifX family molybdenum-iron cluster-binding protein produces MKIAVPLTQDNIFSLHFGHCDKFALYDIDETNKNIIKKEEIPAPPHQPGLLPRFLADKGATCILAGGMGTRARQLFEEQKVIAITGVEGTDPDMLVNDYLQGKLKTGANVCDH; encoded by the coding sequence ATGAAGATTGCAGTTCCATTAACCCAGGACAATATCTTTTCGCTACATTTTGGCCACTGTGATAAGTTTGCTTTATATGATATCGATGAAACAAATAAAAACATCATAAAAAAAGAAGAGATACCTGCACCACCTCATCAGCCAGGACTATTACCGCGCTTTTTAGCAGACAAAGGTGCAACATGTATTCTTGCAGGTGGCATGGGAACACGTGCACGCCAGCTTTTTGAAGAGCAAAAGGTTATTGCCATAACAGGAGTGGAAGGCACTGATCCAGATATGTTAGTCAATGATTATTTACAGGGAAAACTTAAAACAGGCGCCAATGTGTGTGACCATTAA
- a CDS encoding 4Fe-4S binding protein has protein sequence MIVDNTLCTGCKQCERICPNFFLHLIISSVLLCYRINTFRVIKKLI, from the coding sequence ATTATTGTTGATAATACTCTCTGTACCGGTTGCAAACAGTGTGAACGCATATGTCCTAACTTTTTCCTGCATCTTATTATCTCATCTGTATTGTTATGCTACCGTATTAATACTTTTAGAGTTATTAAAAAATTAATTTGA
- a CDS encoding 4Fe-4S binding protein: protein MEDIYTALQKRLDMYSLGFPETQSKIEITILKKLFSEEDAKLFLELSPMLETTESIATRTGRKLQELSSHLEDMVKRGLLFKKTKDGVSKYGAIPFIHGLFEFQVKRLSKDLALLLEQYYEEGLSKAVAKSTNMFLRPIPVNESIETKSTVAPFEDAVSIIKQAPVIAVADCICRKEKKIIGKGCDKPMETCLMFGSMAEYYIDNNLGRKISADEAIAIVKNAQKHGMVTQPGTAQNPAGMCSCCGDCCAVLLSIKRFPKPAEMVFSNYFAQTNDNCTSCGSCVDMCQMDAIEITDTAHVNLDRCIGCGLCVLACPNEAIKLVQKSEDKKIPPKTSGEQMMEMAKQRGILPK, encoded by the coding sequence ATGGAAGATATATACACCGCATTGCAAAAACGCCTTGATATGTACTCATTGGGTTTTCCTGAAACACAGTCAAAGATAGAAATAACGATATTAAAAAAGCTATTTTCAGAGGAGGATGCAAAGCTTTTCTTAGAACTATCGCCCATGCTTGAAACTACAGAAAGCATTGCTACCCGCACCGGGCGCAAGCTACAAGAACTGTCATCACATCTTGAAGATATGGTAAAACGCGGGCTTTTATTTAAAAAAACAAAAGATGGTGTATCTAAGTATGGGGCCATACCATTTATTCATGGCTTATTTGAATTTCAGGTTAAGAGGTTAAGCAAAGACCTGGCCCTATTATTGGAGCAATATTATGAAGAAGGATTATCAAAAGCAGTAGCAAAAAGTACCAATATGTTTTTGCGCCCCATTCCAGTAAATGAATCAATTGAAACAAAAAGCACTGTTGCGCCCTTTGAAGATGCTGTTTCAATAATTAAGCAGGCCCCTGTGATAGCCGTTGCAGATTGTATATGTCGTAAGGAAAAAAAGATTATTGGCAAAGGTTGCGATAAACCAATGGAAACCTGTCTTATGTTTGGTTCAATGGCCGAATATTATATAGACAATAATTTAGGAAGAAAGATAAGTGCAGATGAAGCGATAGCAATTGTGAAAAATGCGCAAAAGCATGGAATGGTAACACAGCCAGGAACCGCACAAAACCCTGCTGGTATGTGCAGTTGCTGTGGCGACTGTTGCGCCGTATTGCTATCAATTAAGCGATTTCCAAAGCCTGCTGAGATGGTTTTTTCAAACTATTTTGCACAAACAAACGATAACTGCACATCTTGTGGTAGTTGTGTTGATATGTGCCAGATGGATGCAATAGAAATTACTGATACTGCCCATGTAAATTTAGATCGTTGTATAGGATGTGGACTGTGTGTCTTAGCGTGCCCTAATGAAGCCATAAAACTTGTACAAAAATCAGAAGATAAAAAAATACCACCAAAAACCAGCGGCGAACAGATGATGGAAATGGCAAAACAGCGTGGAATTTTACCAAAATGA
- a CDS encoding metal ABC transporter permease: MAGVLIVFALLLSPAMIALSLPIKYPLIVAWIAGTIINIIAICLSYTFDLPTGYTLVTVHTIAAMGVNIFGLKI; encoded by the coding sequence TTGGCTGGTGTACTTATTGTGTTTGCTCTATTGCTTTCACCAGCAATGATCGCGCTATCATTACCTATAAAGTATCCACTTATAGTTGCCTGGATTGCAGGCACAATTATTAACATTATTGCTATATGTTTATCCTATACATTTGATTTACCTACTGGATACACACTTGTTACAGTACATACCATTGCTGCAATGGGTGTTAATATATTTGGATTGAAGATATAA
- a CDS encoding acyl-CoA dehydratase activase: MEKNHDSAVNYYIGIDAGSTALSIVILDENKNIIDTYYTYHHGRIKDTIEHYLLEKQITKVAGIAITSSTSQVLKASIVNTQVAYVQTAKEYMPHVRTMVIIGGEKFGVIEFDEYGNYSQYRGNTSCAAGTGGFLDQQARRLQLEGSHQLSELALKNYGDIPKIASRCAVFAKTDLIHVQQEGYSIYEICDGLCSGLARNIADTLFASKKPLEPIAIVGGVSLNKAVIKHLESILNTNVLVPELSHLYGSLGAALWAVSNAQDEEVAIEFAHTNEHKEYHYDTLDIILSQYPDFAGKESYIFKSRHEVEVDIYTTFMPHTEAFIGIDIGSTSTKMAVIDSSGTMLAGFYTRTAGKPLEAVQSLFEALDSYVQRNSVTLTIKGAATTGSGRKFIGTLIGADVILDEISAHAKAAVALHPDVDTIIEIGGQDSKFTMLKNGNVVFSQMNNVCAAGTGSFIEEQAYKLGCPLSEYAHRALGKQSPVASDRCTVFMERDINYLMSKGYSTDELLATVLHSVVENYLSKVSGEAKIGKLVCFQGATAKNKALVAAFEQRLQKPIFVSKYCHLTGALGCALEVMETYTGKTKFRGIDLYKKDIPIKNEVCNLCTNHCKLKVATIDNEVVAFGFLCGRDYHYKKFVSKTKGIFDFVKERKKIVFTSTKHTTATVGIPAALHLVDEIDLWIDFFTRLGVSVTTSMDCPDPVATGKRLAQAEFCAPMAAFHGHIAYLADKCDYIFTPFYIEKDAPQEARRQYCYYTQFAPALGHLVPEASSKVLSPVLNYEIQPLQSRMALFNSCKKMNIDANYLEIMMAFEQALTAYKEKSKKLLKVGTQFLKSHKGMAVVLLGRPYNVLPESMNKSIPSMFVNLGMPVLYQDMIEYSRKDVEEIDDLLKAFHWYYASKVIETAHVIAKKDGLYPVLVTSFKCAPDSFVMEYFKRIMDKAGKPYLILQLDEHDSTVGYETRIEAAIRSFKNHYTSKTSPVTHLHVVPSITRESLHGKTVLLPNWDMMAARLLRANLQREGIDAHILYEDDALIAKGTRTNTGQCIPLNIIAYEYIDYVEKHNLDPAKTILWMADSEIACNIRMYPYFIKSIFDSYGKGFEHTRVFVGDISFKEVSIKAAIYSYFAFMFSGLLRRVGCHFRPYECIHGSTDKAIEQTMNEFEQAFRDEMEWSDALGTMVKRFNAIKVKRTNRPKVAIFGDLYVRDNDVMNQNLIAFIEKHGGEVITTPYNYYAKMIANPYFKKWFREGKYGAIVTGKTLLTAVERMEKKYYSYFETLLNEPNPVYTVDFEKVLSQFGVTMYHTGESFDNLIKIFSLLQHYPDIKLFVQTSPAFCCPSLITEAMAHKIYEVTGVPVVSLTYDGTGSFKNDAVVPYLTLIKDTAQQKQERKLS; this comes from the coding sequence ATGGAGAAGAATCATGACAGTGCTGTTAATTATTATATTGGTATTGATGCAGGTTCAACTGCTCTTTCAATTGTCATACTGGATGAAAATAAAAACATTATTGATACATACTATACATATCATCATGGCAGGATTAAGGATACTATCGAACACTATTTACTTGAAAAACAAATAACAAAAGTAGCAGGTATAGCCATAACTTCATCAACATCACAAGTGTTGAAAGCTTCAATTGTCAATACACAGGTAGCCTATGTTCAGACAGCTAAGGAGTATATGCCCCATGTTAGAACAATGGTTATCATTGGGGGTGAAAAGTTTGGTGTGATTGAATTTGATGAATATGGCAATTATTCGCAATACCGGGGAAACACAAGTTGTGCTGCGGGTACAGGTGGCTTTTTAGATCAGCAAGCACGGCGATTGCAGCTTGAAGGTTCACACCAGCTTTCAGAGTTAGCGCTCAAGAATTACGGTGATATACCCAAAATAGCATCACGCTGTGCGGTATTTGCAAAGACTGACCTTATCCATGTGCAGCAGGAAGGTTACAGTATTTATGAAATTTGTGATGGCCTGTGTTCTGGTCTTGCAAGAAATATTGCCGATACATTGTTTGCAAGTAAAAAGCCTTTGGAGCCTATAGCAATAGTAGGTGGTGTGTCATTGAATAAGGCAGTTATTAAACACTTAGAATCAATTCTTAATACAAACGTTTTAGTGCCGGAGTTATCGCACCTGTATGGTAGTTTAGGTGCTGCACTGTGGGCTGTTTCCAATGCGCAAGATGAAGAGGTAGCAATTGAATTTGCGCATACAAATGAGCACAAAGAATACCACTATGATACATTAGATATAATTTTGAGCCAGTATCCTGATTTTGCTGGCAAGGAATCATATATTTTTAAATCAAGGCACGAAGTTGAAGTTGATATCTATACAACATTTATGCCCCACACTGAGGCTTTTATTGGCATTGATATTGGTTCTACAAGCACCAAAATGGCAGTGATCGATAGTTCCGGTACTATGCTGGCTGGTTTCTATACCCGTACTGCCGGAAAACCACTTGAAGCAGTGCAATCATTGTTTGAAGCGCTTGATAGCTATGTACAGCGTAATAGTGTTACGTTAACCATTAAAGGAGCAGCCACTACCGGTTCAGGGCGAAAGTTTATAGGAACGCTCATTGGTGCCGATGTAATCCTTGATGAAATTTCTGCGCATGCAAAAGCAGCAGTTGCGCTACATCCTGATGTTGATACAATTATTGAAATTGGTGGACAGGATTCAAAGTTTACCATGCTGAAAAATGGTAATGTGGTATTTTCGCAGATGAACAATGTGTGCGCCGCCGGAACCGGAAGCTTTATTGAAGAGCAGGCATATAAATTAGGTTGTCCCCTTTCTGAATATGCTCACAGGGCGTTGGGTAAACAGTCGCCAGTTGCAAGTGATCGTTGCACTGTATTTATGGAGCGCGATATCAACTACCTTATGAGTAAAGGCTATTCAACTGATGAATTGCTTGCAACAGTGCTGCATTCGGTAGTGGAAAATTATTTATCAAAGGTTTCGGGCGAGGCAAAGATTGGTAAGTTAGTGTGCTTTCAAGGTGCCACAGCAAAAAACAAGGCACTGGTAGCAGCGTTTGAACAGCGATTGCAAAAGCCAATATTTGTTTCAAAGTATTGCCATTTAACCGGTGCACTGGGTTGCGCACTTGAAGTGATGGAAACATATACCGGAAAGACAAAATTTCGTGGCATAGACTTATATAAAAAAGACATACCTATTAAAAATGAAGTATGCAATCTATGCACCAATCACTGCAAACTTAAAGTAGCTACTATTGATAATGAGGTTGTTGCATTTGGATTTTTATGTGGCAGGGATTATCATTATAAAAAGTTTGTCAGCAAAACAAAAGGCATATTTGATTTTGTAAAAGAACGAAAAAAGATTGTATTTACGTCAACCAAACATACAACAGCAACAGTAGGAATACCAGCAGCACTTCACTTAGTAGATGAGATTGACCTGTGGATTGATTTCTTTACCCGTTTGGGTGTTAGTGTTACCACCAGCATGGATTGCCCCGATCCGGTAGCTACCGGCAAGCGTTTAGCACAGGCGGAATTCTGTGCACCTATGGCAGCTTTTCATGGTCATATTGCATATCTTGCTGATAAATGTGATTACATCTTTACCCCATTTTATATAGAAAAGGATGCACCACAAGAGGCGCGCAGGCAGTATTGTTATTATACACAATTTGCGCCTGCATTGGGTCATCTTGTGCCTGAAGCTTCTTCAAAGGTACTATCGCCTGTACTTAATTATGAAATACAGCCACTGCAAAGTAGAATGGCATTATTTAATTCATGTAAAAAGATGAACATTGATGCTAATTACCTTGAAATCATGATGGCTTTTGAGCAGGCACTGACAGCGTATAAGGAAAAAAGCAAAAAACTACTGAAAGTGGGTACTCAATTTTTGAAGTCACACAAGGGCATGGCTGTGGTTTTGCTTGGCAGGCCGTATAATGTATTACCTGAGTCAATGAATAAATCCATACCTTCAATGTTTGTGAATTTAGGGATGCCAGTGTTATATCAGGATATGATTGAGTATTCCAGGAAGGATGTTGAAGAAATTGACGATTTGCTTAAAGCATTTCACTGGTATTATGCTTCAAAAGTAATTGAAACAGCACATGTCATTGCCAAAAAGGATGGGTTATATCCTGTGCTGGTTACATCGTTTAAATGTGCACCTGATTCGTTTGTGATGGAATACTTTAAACGTATCATGGATAAAGCAGGCAAACCGTATTTAATTTTGCAGCTTGATGAGCATGATTCAACCGTTGGGTATGAAACGCGCATTGAAGCGGCAATCCGTTCGTTTAAAAATCATTACACATCAAAAACTTCACCAGTGACACATCTCCATGTTGTTCCTTCAATTACACGGGAATCATTACACGGTAAAACAGTGTTGCTGCCAAACTGGGATATGATGGCAGCACGTCTTTTAAGGGCAAATTTGCAGCGTGAAGGCATTGATGCGCATATACTTTATGAAGATGATGCGCTTATTGCAAAAGGCACACGAACCAATACTGGGCAATGTATTCCTTTAAACATCATTGCGTATGAATACATTGATTATGTAGAAAAGCATAATTTAGATCCTGCTAAAACAATATTGTGGATGGCTGATTCTGAAATTGCGTGTAATATTCGTATGTATCCGTATTTTATAAAAAGTATTTTTGATAGTTATGGCAAAGGATTTGAACATACACGAGTGTTTGTGGGCGATATCTCATTTAAGGAAGTTTCAATTAAAGCAGCTATTTACAGTTATTTTGCTTTTATGTTTAGCGGATTGCTGCGAAGAGTAGGGTGCCATTTCAGACCATATGAATGCATTCATGGTTCCACTGATAAAGCTATTGAGCAAACCATGAACGAGTTTGAGCAAGCTTTCAGGGATGAAATGGAATGGTCAGATGCACTGGGTACTATGGTTAAACGATTCAATGCAATAAAGGTTAAACGCACTAATCGTCCCAAAGTGGCAATATTTGGCGACCTGTATGTTCGTGACAACGATGTTATGAATCAAAACCTTATAGCTTTTATTGAAAAACATGGCGGTGAGGTTATCACAACACCGTATAATTACTATGCCAAGATGATAGCCAATCCGTATTTTAAAAAATGGTTCAGGGAAGGAAAATATGGGGCGATAGTTACCGGTAAAACATTGCTGACAGCAGTTGAACGTATGGAAAAGAAATACTACAGTTATTTTGAAACTCTGCTGAATGAGCCAAATCCAGTATATACTGTAGACTTTGAAAAAGTATTATCACAGTTTGGCGTAACCATGTATCATACCGGCGAATCGTTTGATAATCTTATCAAGATATTTTCGCTTTTGCAGCATTATCCTGATATTAAGCTGTTTGTACAAACAAGCCCTGCATTTTGTTGCCCATCCCTTATAACTGAAGCAATGGCGCATAAGATTTATGAGGTGACTGGTGTGCCGGTGGTAAGCTTAACGTATGATGGTACTGGTAGCTTTAAAAATGATGCTGTTGTGCCGTATTTAACACTCATCAAAGATACCGCACAACAAAAACAAGAAAGGAAGTTGTCATAG
- a CDS encoding TMEM43 family protein, giving the protein MTDRESFTEVTKTSWLQRLGQSIKSVGVGFLLFLVAFPVLWKNEGCAVKIAQGLSQGASEVISLPQPKVDPANNGKLIYFFGDAATDDLLTDTLLGVSEKAIKMVRKVQMYQWKEITKSKTEKKLGGSTETTTEYTYEKVWSENIIDSSSFRYPEGHNNPRSMEIPAQEFVAKNVRVGDFVLNEELIKQIQGEEIIALDESKIDRAFVGRAKKIKNEIYIGNDPNNPQIGDLKIMCTIVRSPQKVSVIAQQQSNYLTPFLTKTKTTIQMINTGIVSAEMMFQQAQESNTIRTWLVRLLGFGLMFIGLMMIFKPLVTLGDVVPFIGSVLHFGTGVVSFVVALALSLIVIAIAWIAVRPILAIILLVAGMAIFIAFKLLGNKKPQAT; this is encoded by the coding sequence ATGACAGATAGAGAAAGCTTTACTGAAGTTACCAAAACTTCCTGGTTGCAACGTTTAGGCCAATCAATAAAAAGTGTAGGTGTTGGTTTTTTATTATTCCTGGTAGCATTTCCTGTCTTATGGAAAAATGAAGGTTGTGCTGTGAAAATTGCTCAAGGGTTATCACAAGGAGCTAGTGAAGTAATTTCATTGCCCCAACCTAAAGTAGATCCTGCAAATAATGGCAAGTTGATTTATTTTTTTGGTGATGCAGCAACTGATGATTTGTTGACTGATACATTATTAGGGGTAAGTGAAAAAGCAATAAAAATGGTCCGTAAGGTACAAATGTATCAGTGGAAAGAAATAACAAAAAGTAAAACAGAAAAAAAATTAGGAGGATCAACTGAGACAACCACCGAATATACTTATGAAAAAGTATGGTCTGAAAATATAATTGATTCATCTTCTTTCAGATATCCCGAAGGGCATAATAATCCACGATCAATGGAGATACCAGCACAAGAGTTTGTGGCAAAGAATGTTAGAGTAGGTGATTTTGTGTTAAACGAAGAATTAATAAAACAGATTCAAGGTGAAGAGATAATAGCACTCGATGAATCAAAGATAGATAGAGCATTTGTCGGTAGAGCAAAAAAGATAAAAAATGAAATATATATTGGCAACGATCCAAACAACCCACAAATTGGTGATTTGAAAATTATGTGTACTATAGTTCGTTCACCACAGAAGGTTTCAGTCATTGCACAACAACAGAGTAATTATCTAACTCCTTTTTTAACGAAAACAAAAACAACAATACAGATGATCAATACTGGTATTGTAAGTGCAGAAATGATGTTTCAGCAGGCTCAAGAAAGCAATACAATACGCACCTGGTTAGTGCGATTATTAGGCTTTGGATTGATGTTTATAGGTTTGATGATGATATTTAAGCCTTTAGTTACATTGGGTGACGTGGTTCCCTTTATAGGGAGTGTATTGCATTTTGGAACAGGGGTTGTTTCATTTGTTGTTGCATTAGCTCTATCATTAATTGTTATTGCAATTGCATGGATTGCTGTGCGCCCAATTCTTGCTATTATTCTGTTAGTAGCTGGTATGGCAATATTTATTGCATTTAAGCTGTTGGGTAATAAAAAACCTCAGGCCACATAA
- a CDS encoding VOC family protein, which produces MKVKSLSHVGITVSNFEKAVKWYWEMFRFPLVAEETMDEKQVEALYSLYGLKNTKLRLGFLRTPGGAVLEIFEFTPAIPSDKVCWNKIGLTHITLDVRNVKKWYKKLKDKGVTFLCQPQKTGPNEWVFMQDMDGNLIELIDLKFNYIALRYLGAIVAPLLRKLQFGKYYK; this is translated from the coding sequence ATGAAGGTAAAATCATTAAGCCATGTTGGAATTACGGTAAGTAATTTTGAAAAAGCAGTAAAATGGTATTGGGAAATGTTCAGGTTCCCACTGGTTGCTGAGGAAACTATGGATGAAAAACAGGTTGAAGCATTGTATAGCCTTTATGGCTTGAAAAATACAAAATTACGTCTTGGCTTTTTGCGTACACCAGGTGGTGCGGTGCTTGAAATATTTGAATTTACTCCTGCTATCCCTTCTGATAAGGTATGCTGGAATAAAATTGGTTTAACACATATTACCCTGGATGTACGGAATGTGAAGAAATGGTATAAAAAGCTAAAAGATAAAGGTGTAACATTTTTATGCCAGCCACAGAAAACTGGCCCCAATGAATGGGTGTTTATGCAGGATATGGATGGTAATCTTATTGAGCTTATTGATTTAAAATTTAACTATATTGCATTGCGTTATTTAGGGGCGATAGTTGCCCCATTGTTACGCAAACTACAGTTTGGGAAGTATTATAAGTAA
- a CDS encoding transketolase C-terminal domain-containing protein, with protein MAADGLTYTIVDTANMSTAEIYGKVLCDLAEKHNDIVGLSADLAKSTKIGQFAAKFPNRFFNAGIAEQNMFGMAAGLAKSGLTPFVSTFAVFASLRAAEQVRTDICYPKLNVKIIATHAGTSFGQAGTTHHCTEDLAVMRSFANMVVIAPADGIETANAVIAAYEYKGPVYIRINRGFDPFLYEKSDYGFQIGKAVQLKDGTDITIIACGAAAYNAYHAAGILEKDDGLSVRVLNMHTIKPIDEEAILKAVMETRRIVTFEDHNIYGGLGSAVAEVIVKSGKACAFESVGIPDEYAIIGLPEDLQNYYGFDQNKIIEKVRQIMGKDFEQTEDWEDEV; from the coding sequence ATGGCTGCTGATGGATTAACATATACTATCGTTGACACTGCCAATATGTCAACTGCTGAAATTTATGGTAAGGTTTTATGTGACTTAGCTGAAAAACATAATGATATTGTGGGACTTTCAGCAGATTTAGCCAAGTCCACAAAGATTGGCCAGTTTGCGGCAAAGTTTCCAAACAGATTTTTTAATGCAGGTATTGCTGAGCAGAATATGTTTGGCATGGCTGCGGGGCTTGCAAAATCAGGGCTTACTCCGTTTGTATCCACATTTGCGGTATTTGCATCACTTCGTGCTGCTGAGCAGGTGCGTACTGATATTTGTTATCCAAAGCTTAATGTAAAGATTATTGCCACCCATGCGGGGACATCGTTTGGGCAGGCAGGTACCACTCATCATTGCACCGAAGATTTAGCGGTAATGCGTTCATTTGCAAATATGGTGGTGATAGCCCCGGCAGATGGTATTGAAACTGCAAATGCGGTTATTGCTGCGTATGAATACAAAGGTCCAGTGTATATACGAATCAATCGCGGCTTTGACCCATTTTTGTACGAAAAGTCTGATTATGGTTTCCAGATAGGTAAAGCAGTACAGCTTAAAGATGGTACTGATATCACAATTATAGCATGTGGTGCTGCTGCGTATAATGCCTACCATGCTGCTGGTATTCTTGAAAAAGATGATGGATTGAGTGTGCGGGTTCTCAACATGCATACTATAAAGCCTATAGATGAAGAGGCAATACTTAAAGCGGTTATGGAAACACGGCGAATTGTGACATTTGAAGACCACAATATCTATGGTGGATTGGGAAGTGCAGTTGCTGAAGTTATAGTAAAAAGCGGGAAAGCCTGTGCATTTGAATCGGTTGGCATACCTGATGAATATGCAATCATTGGACTGCCTGAAGATTTACAAAACTACTATGGCTTTGATCAGAATAAGATTATTGAAAAAGTACGGCAGATTATGGGCAAGGATTTTGAACAAACTGAAGACTGGGAAGACGAGGTGTAA
- a CDS encoding transketolase: MPLSQQELKQLNEKACQIRKDTIDTVYWAGGGHVGGSLSFTEIMVILYYKYLNIDPKNPQWPDRDRVVLSKGHAGVGYAPILADKGYFPKELLKEYNHTGSILGMHLDGNKVPGVDVSTGSLGHGLPIAVGLAIGARLQNKSWLTYCIMGDGECDEGSVWEAAMAAAHYKVTNLVTIVDRNRMMIDGPTEEVMRLEPFADKWKAFGWIVKEVDGHDFNQLADAIEYAQKEDKAPVVIIAHTIKGKCVDFMEDKYEWHYGGLDSEKVELAKACIDKHYCEM, from the coding sequence ATGCCGTTAAGCCAGCAGGAATTAAAACAGCTCAATGAAAAAGCATGTCAGATACGAAAGGACACTATTGACACTGTATATTGGGCAGGTGGTGGACATGTGGGTGGCTCGTTAAGTTTTACCGAAATTATGGTTATTCTTTACTATAAGTATTTAAATATTGATCCCAAAAATCCACAATGGCCTGACAGAGATAGGGTTGTACTGAGCAAGGGACATGCGGGGGTGGGATATGCACCAATTTTAGCTGATAAGGGCTATTTCCCAAAAGAGCTTTTGAAAGAATATAATCACACCGGTTCAATATTGGGAATGCATTTAGATGGCAACAAGGTGCCGGGTGTTGATGTATCCACTGGTTCATTAGGGCATGGTTTGCCAATAGCGGTGGGGTTGGCAATAGGTGCACGCTTGCAGAATAAATCCTGGCTCACATATTGTATAATGGGAGACGGTGAGTGTGATGAGGGCTCGGTGTGGGAAGCTGCAATGGCTGCCGCACACTATAAGGTTACTAATTTGGTAACTATCGTTGACCGCAACAGAATGATGATAGATGGCCCAACGGAAGAGGTTATGCGCCTTGAACCATTTGCTGATAAGTGGAAAGCTTTTGGCTGGATTGTGAAAGAAGTTGATGGACATGATTTTAATCAATTAGCTGATGCAATTGAATATGCACAGAAGGAAGATAAAGCACCGGTTGTTATAATTGCGCATACAATTAAAGGCAAGTGTGTGGATTTTATGGAAGATAAATATGAATGGCACTATGGTGGACTGGATAGTGAAAAGGTTGAACTTGCCAAAGCTTGTATAGACAAACATTATTGTGAAATGTAA